One stretch of Anolis carolinensis isolate JA03-04 chromosome 3, rAnoCar3.1.pri, whole genome shotgun sequence DNA includes these proteins:
- the LOC134297754 gene encoding nanos homolog 2-like, protein MGGSNVKGFEPLPLYIKQRLRLQYVAFSVCPHQGRIGTMLSGSAMHVPHYAPSMFREFDRWKDYLSLAKVVTEIIAERKKVPFPSQSWDTMDYDMQLVLNEDNFETASQWVNGSGSSSKSSKGSANGQASQNKEICNFCKHNGESKQVYSSHRLKGMDGTVECPILRKYTCPLCGATGEKAHTLKYCPLSQGKRSLYRKCRRNSAGRKVRR, encoded by the coding sequence atgggagggtccaatgtgaaaggttttgaacccctccccttatatataaaacaaagactccgcctccaatatgtggcattcagtgtgtgtccacaccagggtagaattggcaccatgctctccggatcagccatgcacgtgccacattatgccccttccatgttcagggagtttgacagatggaaggactatctgagccttgcgaaagtggttacggagatcatcgcggaacgcaagaaggtcccgtttccatctcagagttgggacacaatggactacgacatgcagctagtcctcaacgaggacaactttgaaacagcatcacaatgggttaatggaagcggttccagcagcaagagctccaaaggtagtgccaatggccaggcttcccaaaacaaggagatttgcaatttctgcaaacacaacggggaatccaagcaggtctattcgtcccaccggctgaaggggatggacggcaccgtggagtgccccatcttgcgcaaatacacctgtccgctctgcggtgccacgggcgaaaaggcccatactttaaaatactgcccactgagccaagggaagaggtcgctgtatcgcaagtgcaggcgcaactcggctggacgcaaggtgaggagataa